One genomic window of Metopolophium dirhodum isolate CAU chromosome 4, ASM1992520v1, whole genome shotgun sequence includes the following:
- the LOC132943560 gene encoding uncharacterized protein LOC132943560 codes for MMGSKNSVATRFNQMCPGIFILKCICHSAHLCASEACKQIPRSCEDMARNIFNFLHSSAKRQSTLKQFQLFMDLKPKKILHPSQTRWLSLEAVVNRILEQWEALRLYFNDTYLDQKLFSTEQIYNSLNDKFIKLYFFFLAWILPKFNEFNKYFQTQKVVINDLHDKIRLLYQEILLSFLKRNYVMQNDLSSVRPDNGEHHLPDSQLYLGAQVLKYINVPELANKNVEKKHFFKSCRYFLQTAALELKKRYNMDDPVLSKLPSLSAKNALSIEYHDSHPTLVPLISLMTRIVPENNVELIQKIDDQWRSLPLKIMHMPDSITNLQYANGSADIFWSNIKDYDIKTEAIGQELPDFALSVLCLPHSNADCERIFSSVNAIKTKYRNKLITETINGTILTKECIKGGRSQTKNCVNFVPSKLMINRMTSNTLYPKKEISSENISLKVLGLCNL; via the exons ATGATGGGCTCTAAGAATTCAGTGGCAACAAGATTTAACCAGATGTGTCcaggtatttttatactaaaatgtatatgcCATAGTGCACATTTATGTGCATCAGAAGCATGCAAACAAATACCAAGATCTTGTGAGGATATGGCTCGCAATATCTTTAACTTTTTACACAGCAGTGCTAAACGGCAAAGTACTTTAAAACAGTTCCAATTGTTCATGGatcttaaaccaaaaaaaattttacacccTTCACAGACCAGATGGCTTTCTTTAGAAGCTGTAGTAAACAGAATTTTGGAACAATGGGAAGCCTTAAGACTATACTTCAATGACACATATTTAGATCAAAAACTTTTTTCGACGGAACAGATTTATAATTCATTGaatgataaattcataaaattatatttcttttttttagcaTGGATACTACCCAAATTTAACGAgtttaacaaatatttccaaACCCAAAAAGTTGTCATCAATGATCTACATGACAAAATTCGACTTCTGTATCAGGAAATCttattatcgtttttaaaaaGAAACTATGTAATGCAAAATGATCTCAGTAGTGTGAGACCTGACAATGGAGAACACCATCTTCCTGATAGCCAGTTATATTTAGGTGCCCAGGTtctaaaatacataaatgtacCTGAACTAGCTAACAAGAATGTAGAGAAAAAACACTTTTTCAAGagttgtagatattttttgcAAACCGCTGCTTTAGAGCTTAAGAAGCGGTATAACATGGACGATCCTGTACTGAGTAAGCTGCCATCATTGAGTGCAAAGAATGCCCTATCCATCGAGTACCATGATTCGCACCCAACTCTTGTAccattaatatcattaatgaCAAGAATAGTGCCAGAAAACAATGTGGAATTAATTCAAAAGATAGATGACCAGTGGCGTAGTCTtccattaaaaataatgcaCATGCCTGACTCCATTACTAATTTACAGTATGCCAATGGATCAGCTGATatattttg gtCTAACATCAaggattatgatataaaaactgAAGCAATAGGACAAGAACTTCCAGATTTTGCTTTATCAGTTCTTTGTCTACCGCACTCTAACGCGGACTGCGAGCGAATTTTTTCTAGCGTTAATGCTATAAAAACGAAGTATAGAAACAAGTTAATTACCGAAACTATAAATGGTACTATACTGACAAAAGAGTGCATAAAGGGCGGAAGAtctcaaacaaaaaattgtgttaACTTTGTTCCTAGTAAGTTAATGATTAATAGAATGACTAGTAATACATTATATCCTAAAAAAGAAATCTCATCAGAAAATATTTCT ttAAAAGTATTAGGTTTGTGCAATTTGTGA
- the LOC132943720 gene encoding uncharacterized protein LOC132943720 produces the protein MDNQVTPPKRNRSGKVVHTDQKQIIINLYKDILITEPEIMYDNLMTRVSVACGIGILTVKNTISEYKRTGKVSSPMNKKKRPTIIDKVDDFDKNAIRQKIHAFWFRREIPTLTKMIRVVNDDPDLPNLTRTSFQRLLKSMQFEYTKRDRNSALTEREDLVTWRRNYISDIRRYRQEGRTIYFLGETWVNTGDSSSRVWVDQGLTTGSHNPTGKGKRIIVVHIGSAEGFIAGGLLCFESKKNTSDYHDEMNGDIFFDWFCGVLPLLKDNSVIVMDNAPYHSVQTEQSPTSSWKKASMIEWLKSKGVKTNPSMIKFDLLKLVRKIKHKYNLYVVDEKAKKQNKIVLRLPPYHCELNPIELAWSVVKRYVKANNTTFKINDVGQLLNDGIQKVTPEMWSNFVSHTIKEEDKCWQVDYISDEMLDEEPTSHVLTITGLMTSDSENSD, from the exons atggATAATCAAGTTACACCCCCAAAACGAAATCGTAGTGGAAAG gtTGTTCATACCGACcagaaacaaattattataaatctatacaaGGATATCCTCATCACAGAACCCGAAATAATGTATGACAATTTAATGACAAGGGTGTCTGTAGCATGTGGCATTGGAATACTAACAGTCAAAAACACAATCAGTGAATACAAGCGTACGGGCAAAGTATCCTCTCCAATGAACAAGAAGAAAAGACCTACTATAATAGATAAAGTGGacgattttgacaaaaatgcAATTCGTCAAAAAATCCATGCATTTTGGTTTAGACGAGAAATTCCGacattaacaaaaatgataCGAGTAGTAAACGATGATCCTGATCTTCCAAATCTAACACGTACGTCATTCCAAAGATTGTTAAAAAGCATGCAATTTGAGTACACAAAAAGGGACAGGAACAGTGCTCTTACCGAAAGAGAGGATCTTGTTACTTGGCGGCGCAATTATATTTCTGATATTCGACGTTATCGACAGGAAGGccgaacaatttattttttgggtgAAACGTGGGTCAATACTGGAGATAGTTCGTCAAGAGTATGGGTCGACCAAGGCTTAACTACAGGGTCACATAATCCAACAGGAAAAGGCAAACGAATCATTGTTGTTCACATCGGGTCGGCTGAGGGTTTCATCGCAGGTGGTCTTTTGTGTttcgaatcaaaaaaaaacacatctgaCTATCACGACGAAATGAACGGCGATATATTTTTCGACTGGTTCTGTGGCGTTTTACCTTTATTGAAAGATAACTCGGTAATAGTTATGGATAATGCACCGTACCATTCGGTTCAAACAGAACAATCACCTACCTCTTCTTGGAAAAAGGCTTCCATGATTGAATGGCTTAAATCCAAAGGCGTAAAGACCAACCCATCAAtgataaaatttgatttgttaAAACTAGTTCGAAAgataaaacacaaatataatttgtacgtAGTTGATGAAAAGgccaaaaaacaaaacaaaattgtactACGTTTACCTCCATACCACTGCGAACTCAATCCCATTGAGTTGGCATGGTCGGTAGTAAAAAGATATGTTAAGGCAAATAACACAACATTTAAGATAAATGACGTTGGGCAATTATTAAACGATGGTATACAAAAAGTGACACCTGAAATGTGGTCCAATTTTGTTTCACACACTATAAAAGAAGAGGACAAATGTTGGCAAGTAGACTATATTTCTGATGAGATGTTGGACGAAGAACCGACATCGCACGTATTAACGATTACAGGATTGATGACTTCGGATTCAGAAAACAGCGAttga
- the LOC132943561 gene encoding uncharacterized protein LOC132943561, which yields MHETSESEDDHAGTSKTKKRKQTHRAQKFRDEWLNLSDLKSWLLPVETDAFKAKCKVCNIIMVGELTNIKMHGKGIKHLQNCKQLKKPISTFFKTAPTNLNTDVSKAEIKLSGFIAEHNVSFMAMDHLSDLLKEIFPDSKIAQEINLKRTKTTAIIKNVIGASHKDNLAAQLMKCKFSILTDESTDIGTVKTSCVVVRLNINNSK from the coding sequence atgcaCGAGACTAGTGAAAGTGAAGATGATCATGCAGGTACTTCAAAGACCAAAAAAAGAAAGCAAACTCATAGAGCTCAAAAATTTAGAGACGAATGGTTAAATTTATCAGATTTAAAATCATGGTTACTTCCAGTAGAAACTGATGCTTTTAAAGCTAAATGCAaagtgtgtaatattataatggttggtGAATTGACAAACATTAAAATGCATGGTAAAGGTATAAAGCATTTGCAAAATTGCAAACAGTTGAAAAAACCTATATCAACATTCTTCAAAACAGCACCAACCAATTTGAATACTGATGTTTCTAAAGCAGAAATAAAACTGTCTGGATTTATAGCAGAACACAATGTTTCATTTATGGCAATGGATCATTTATCTGATCTGCTTAAAGAAATATTTCCAGATTCAAAAATTGCCCAAGAAATAAATCTTAAAAGAACCAAAACCACAGCAATCATCAAAAATGTGATAGGAGCTTCGCATAAAGATAATTTAGCTGCACAATTGATGAAATGTAAATTTAGCATTCTGACTGATGAATCTACAGACATCGGTACAGTAAAAACATCTTGTGTAGTAGTGaggttaaatattaacaattcaaaataa
- the LOC132942767 gene encoding uncharacterized protein LOC132942767, translating to MASNEAEDENIRTLNYDELDVYSKLEVKLKARNKITCRKEITLPCAHVEDTDLSDVLEASNIPSVRPNKRLEDNARAIGTLMDNIRKLKRTSEMEMDFAIDQGRNDNDDISQTLARLRQQSEKLFKNIIHTQVAFNECLSLTDSLENKEHVKNHLKLIEKTCKFDRGVESVISCNKDKLEKHIDKNLKIENVEEFKNAYSELAQGIVTKTYDTSVKTYKNHEHLLAIKQFNEPNEGLIAEELVEGKLDPYTRQPITKPVCNKVCKHIYDLESVNQMFQSKMFVSCPYIGCTNKRFTKADLNLSEIN from the exons atgGCGTCAAATGAAGCAGAAGACGAAAATATAAGAACACTCAACTATGACGAGTTGGATGTGTATAGTAAACTAGAAGTTAAACTTAAAGCACGTAATAAAATTACATGCCGCAAAGAAATTACCCTGCCCTGCGCACATGTGGAAGACACTGACCTTTCAGATGTTTTGGAAGCTAGTAATATTCCTTCAGTTAGACCCAATAAACGTTTGGAGGATAATGCACGAGCAATTGGTACATTAATGGATAATATTCGCAAACTGAAACGCACTTcag aaatgGAAATGGATTTTGCTATCGATCAAGGAAGAAATGACAATGATGACATCAGTCAAACACTTGCACGACTTCGACAGCAGTcagaaaaactttttaaaaacattatacatactCAAGTTGCTTTTAATGAATGTTTAAGTTTGACGGACAGTTTAGAAAACAAGGAGCATGTAAAAAACCACTTAAAGTTAATTGAAAAAACTTGTAAATTTGATAGAGGAGTAGAATCAGTCATTAGTTGTAACAAAGACAAGTTAGAAAAACATATTgacaaaaacttgaaaattgaaaatgtcgaGGAATTTAAAAA TGCATATAGTGAATTGGCCCAAGGGATAGTAACTAAAACTTATGACACCAGTGTGAAAACATATAAAAACCATGAACATTTATTAGCAATTAAACAATTCAATGAACCCAATGAAGGATTAATTGCAGAAGAGTTGGTAGAAGGGAAGTTAGATCCATATACAAGACAACCAATTACCAAACCAGTATGCAACAAAGTTTGCAAACATATATATGATTTAGAATCAGTTAATCAAATGTTCCAGAGTAAAATGTTTGTATCTTGTCCGTATATTGGATGTACAAATAAACGTTTTACAAAAGCTGATCTGAATCTTTCCGAgattaattaa
- the LOC132942766 gene encoding probable phenylalanine--tRNA ligase, mitochondrial: MFKLQYNTRVCFFRHLKFSIGYTIESKHPSISRAASKSVVVDGKSYTEDEYTNVTPKILSFIGTNNHNRCGHPLNLFKQRLVDFFYDHFRGRTGNPIFSIYDKINPVVTTNENFDSLLVPKDHPSRNKTDSYYLNKTHMLRAHCTAHQSELIKMGLDNFVVFGDVYRRDEIDATHYPVFHQADGVHIFTPNELELIYGTNVNVFDNDNNNSNNEKQGVYSKEANEIVTDHLKKTLVTMIKKVFGEEIEYRWVSEYFPFTHPSFELEINYNGQWIEALGCGVIRHEILKNAGAGNRIGWAFGLGLERLAMPFYSIPDIRLFWSKDSGFLNQFQNLPKDGRMKYKPISIYPQCINDISFWLPKEKPFCSNDFYELVGNYGGQLVEQVKLIDQFKHPKTGNVSHCYRIVYRHLEKTLSQAEVNEVHKLIEINATQILGVKLR, from the coding sequence atgttcaaactacaatataataccaGAGTGTGCTTTTTCCGCCACTTGAAATTCAGTATCGGTTACACGATAGAATCAAAACACCCGAGTATAAGTCGTGCCGCTTCTAAATCTGTAGTGGTTGATGGTAAATCATACACTGAAGACGAATATACGAATGTCACTCcaaaaatattatcgtttatcgGTACTAACAATCACAACCGTTGTGGCCACCCTCTCAACTTGTTCAAACAGCGTCTTGTCGATTTTTTCTACGATCATTTCAGAGGACGAACGGGTAATccaattttttctatttacgaCAAAATCAATCCAGTCGTGACGACAAATGAAAATTTTGACTCTCTACTTGTGCCCAAAGATCACCCAAGTAGAAACAAAACCGatagttattatttgaataagacTCACATGCTTCGTGCCCACTGTACTGCCCATCAGTCCGAATTGATAAAAATGGGTTTGGACAACTTTGTGGTATTTGGTGATGTGTATAGGAGAGATGAAATTGATGCCACTCATTATCCTGTATTCCATCAGGCTGACGGTGTGCATATATTTACACCAAATGAATTAGAATTAATCTACGGAACTAATgttaatgtatttgataatgaCAACAACAATTCAAACAATGAAAAGCAAGGGGTTTATTCAAAAGAAGCCAATGAAATTGTTACTGATCACTTGAAAAAAACATTGGTAACGAtgattaaaaaagtatttggcGAAGAAATCGAATACCGATGGGTATCAGAGTATTTTCCATTTACACATCCATCATTTGAATTAGAAATTAACTACAATGGTCAATGGATTGAAGCTTTAGGATGCGGTGTTATTCgacatgaaatattaaaaaatgccgGTGCTGGCAACCGAATTGGTTGGGCATTTGGTCTTGGATTAGAACGACTAGCAATGCCATTTTATTCTATACCAGATATACGTTTATTCTGGTCCAAAGATTCAGGATTTCTCAACCAGTTTCAAAACCTACCCAAAGATGGACGAATGAAATATAAACCAATCAGCATATACCCTCAATGCATTAATGATATTAGTTTTTGGTTGCCCAAGGAAAAACCATTCTGCTCCAATGATTTCTATGAACTTGTTGGAAACTACGGTGGTCAGCTAGTTGAACAAGTAAAACTAATAGACCAATTTAAACATCCAAAAACTGGAAATGTAAGCCATTGTTATCGCatagtttatagacatttagaAAAAACATTGAGTCAAGCAGAAGTAAATGAAGTACACAAACTGATTGAAATAAATGCTACACAAATTTTAGGTGTTAAACTAAGATAG